The genomic segment TCTGCTCATTGATCTTGAAGTTGCAGCATCGCTCCTGCATCCATAGGTCTATTACagagagggaaactgaggcaaacaGCTTCTCCCAGTATGGTGGGCAAGGCTGGGTCCTTCTTCCTTTTGGAGACCAGTACTCCCAGTGCAGGTGCCGAACTGGTCAGCCTTACCTGGGTTTGAAAGTGCAGGAGGCAGGCGGGAGCACAGGCAGCACACTGGCCCCAGTGGGTGCCATCCCTGGCTGATGGGGGTgatgtgctgctgcagggcagggaacCCCCTGCAACCCTGGTGTcccctgggctggggagggggagctgGCGCGTGGCAGAGGTTGGTGCCGAGGGCACTATGCCCGGGTGTCTCTGGTCAATGGGCTTGTTGTGCCAGGCGCCTGTGCTGCCGGGTGCCAGCTGGGATCccagtggtggtggtgaaggCTGCAGCAAAGCCTCCTCCATGCCTAGAGATGCACTTACCCGCCTTTGTCTTGGTATGGGGGAGCCAGGCAAGCGGGGGCTGCAGCAAGAGGTTGCTGCGGGTCTTTCCTCTCTCACGCAGCGGCTGCCAGTGCGGCCAGCTGTTCTCCCCAGAGAGCCCATGGGCGGACAGCGAGCAGTGCCGGGGTCgggtgccagccctgccagagAAGGGGAGTTAGCCCCAGGGTGCTGGGAGCACCCCATGGCAGATGCCCACAGAGGCTGGCAGCCAGGCAGTAGGTATGTTTGCCAAGCCAGCAGCTCCCCCCGCAGTGCCCATCACCCTGGCATCGTGCCTGTGGCCTCGGCTGGGGAGCGGAGAGCCGGatgtctcctctccctcccttccctccccgcTTCctggggggaaactgaggcccGGGAGTGTTTCCCAAGGCCAGGGTGAGTTTCTATGGAAATGGAAGAGGGAGTCCGGGTTCTCAGCTGCCGGCGCGGGCACCCGCTTAACAAGGGAGAAAGCGGCACATTGATGGGAGCCCAGCCCCCTGGGCACGCATCCCAGCCCCGGCCGAAAATAACCCCTCCCGGGGAGCGCTGCGCGGGCAGCCAGCCGGCACCAAACCCCGCTGTCGGCCAGGGTTCCCCAGGAAGCACCTCCAGCCAGAGGGTgaccccagctctgcctgctgttgtccccccctccccggccctGTTGCGTTGGAGAAGGGGAGGGCCAGCCGGGAAGATCGAGAGCAGGACGGAAGGAGTGGGAGAGCTACAGCCTGCGTCTGGCCGACGGACACCCCGAACCCCCTTCTGCCCACTCTGGGGGATACATGGGGCAGCCGAGCCTGGTGGGCATCTCTGTAGCCAAGCTGACAGGGTTGCGAGTGCCCCGGCTGCACTGAGTGGGCTCTGCCGTGGGACGCCAGCACCGGGAAAGGGACATCGGCAGTGCCAGGGGCCAGCGGCGGGCAGCCAGGCAGGATGCGACGCTTCCAGGCTTTGCGCCGatccttccccttcctcacccGCTTCCGCCTCTACCGAGTAAGTGTCGACCCCTGCCTCGGACAGACCCCACTGTCACCTGgccctgtccctgctgctggcaggcagggGACCCGCCATCCCCAGCCAGCTGCGGGCACGCGCTGAAGGCCAGTGGCCGCTCTTGCCCCGCATGCCCCTGCGTGCCCCCACGCGCCCCCATGCCCAGCTGCTTGCTGCACCCGTCGTATTTTTAGCCCGATGCTGAGGACTGTAATTGCGGTTACACGGCTAAGGGACCTGAGCGTGGAGGGTGAAGACGCCTGGGGCCACATCATCTCCTGGCgagggaaggagaggatgaaggcagctgccctgctgtgggactgggatgggggggtccAGCCTCCGCTCTGTCTCTCAACCACAGGAGGCAAAGCCGTGTTCCTTTCCAGAAAGCTGGTGatgaaagggaggaggggagagtcGGGACAGTGGGCAGGGATGAGGAGCTGTGGGGAACATGGTTTGAGGTGGCATGGGGAGCCCAGGGTGAGACCTGGCCCCATCACCTCCCTCCCTGTGCCTTCACTTGGAGAGTGTTACCGGTGGTTCTAGGGTGCCCTGTGGTGCAGCCTAAGGGCATCGAGACCCCTGGGGACCCCGAAGTCCCTGTGTGCTTCCTCTCTGTGGCCGCTCAACAAGGTGCCACCATCTGTGGCAGAGGAGGCCCACTCTGGGTCTGTGCGGGGTTGCCGAGGTGGCTGTCCCTGCTGGAGACAGCCTCACCTCCCCAGTCAGCCTCTCCAGCTGGGCAAACGGAGCCTGGCAGGCTTGGTGCCAGGCTTGAGGTGCCCCCTCTGCAGGCACAGTGCCAGGCTGTGGGGTGCCCCTCACCTGGGGGCTGCTGATGAGCACGTCCATGTCCATCCCATGCCCTGAggctctgttcccttctgtgTCCCTGGCACAGTTGCTTGGGAACAACCTGTGCTGGAGTGGAGGGGATGAGCTTGTATTTGTAAGGGCAGAGCAGGGGTCCTTGCCCATCCCCAAGAGTCCTGCTATTGAGGTGCTTCTCTCAGCACACCCGGGGAGCTGGGAACAGGCTCGGAAGATGAGTCTTGCCGGCATCCTTTACCCCCTACCCAGGCAGCACCCCAGCCTCGATTCTCAGCCTCTCCGCATGACTCCACCAGGGAGACAGGGCagaggggagcagggcagggtcCTCGCTAACCTGGCATGgtgtcctggcagaggctgaacTGTAGCATGCAGACAGAGGAAGGCACAGactggctgctggagctgctcacagagctgcagctgcagcagtacTTCCTGCGCATCCGGGATGAGCTCAACGTTACCCGCCTCTCCCACTTTGAGTACGTCAAAAATGAGGATCTGGAGAAGATTGGTATGGGACGCCCTGGTACGTATGTCCCCCTAAAACCTCTCCACATACCCCCCTACCAGCTGCACAGCATCTTTTGGGGAGCCCAGAGAAGCATGTGGCCCATGAGGCTGGAGGGGACCCCCACCCCATGCTGGGTCAGTGATGGTCCCTGTGTCCTGCAGGCCAGCGGCGGCTGTGGGAGGCAGTGAAACGAAGGAAAGCCATGTGCAAGCGGAAATCCTGGATGAGCAAGGTAGGGATAGGAGAGAGGCAGGTGtgacagggaaactgaggcaagcGGGAGGAACTGGACCTCTCCCCGTGCTTCTTCCTGGTGCCTGGCTCTCCCCACACCACCAGTTCCTGGGGACTGGCAGGGAGATGGGCAGAAGCCCTTGCCATGTGTGCTCTGCCTGTGGTGTGACCCTGCCAGCATGTGTCCCGGTCCCACACAGTCTCCTGGGCCACTTCTGGGTGAAGGATAGCCCTGCTGCCCCAGCACTTGGGAAATTTATTCCCCTCACATATTTCCCCTCTTTGCAAGGAAACTCATTTGCAGCTAAGGAGGCACACAGCCTGCACATCTCACCCcaaccagcagcagccctgcccagACCCCTGCCCATTTTTCAGTGAGGAGGCATAGCCCTATGCCTGTGGGCTGGGAATTCAGTAGGGCAGGGGACCTACTGAATGCACGTGTGCCCTTGATGCCATCCATCCTTTTCaaagccagtgctgctgctgtcctggcaCCCCAGCACCTTGCACCTTCAAAAGAGCAGGATGATTGCCATTTAGGCTCTGGGTTGTGGCCTCTCCCCATGTGAATCATCTGGGATGGGACAGGCTTTTAATAGAAGGCGACTCAGCCTCGCACCAGGCACAGAAATGCCACCTCCCACCTCAGCCATATGCTGGTTCTGGCCCCCGCACACCTCACACTGTGGGTCTTGGCTGCTAACGCTGGGATGAACCCCATCCCATGGGGCACATCATTGGTCCTGGCTcggggagaggcagagagagccCATTTTTGTCCTCTCTGGGCAGCGCATATTGCAAGGCCCATGTTGCTGTGGGGATGTGTCACCGTGCTCAGCCCAAGCTGGAGGTTTCTCTTGGCTTTGTGCCCAGGCACATCATGTAGCCTCAGCTTAGCCAAGGAGTGCCTGGGGCCCTCCAGCTACCAGCCTGGTTTGCCGAGGATGCTGCGGATGTACCATGGGGCCATGGTGAGAGGCACGGCCCTCTCTACCTGGATCGCAGCTGAGGGTgcaggcagctggaggagcagagcctgCTCCTGCAACCAGCCTGCTCTGGGTAATCACCAGTCGGGGGTCATCATTAAGTTCCAGAGTGTACAGCCTGGGCAGGGGGTCCTCCCAGTGCTGCTCACTCACAGGCCCAAGGTACCTCTATGCCTGCATCTCACCTGCCTTCACGTCCCACAGGTGTTCAGTGGAAAGCGCCCTGAGTCAGAGCTGccaccccagccccagagcACCTTCCGCAAGCCCCCCACACCACCGCCACCCGAAGCTGGGGGCCAGCATTCCCTCACCTGCCTCGTACGGGAGCGGGACCTCACGCTCTTCGAGAAGTTGGGCGATGGCTCCTTCGGTGTTGTGCGTCGCGGGGAGTGGTGCACCCCTGCCGGCAAGACGGTGAGGGGGCCGTGGGGGCAGCTGGGTGATGGGAGCACTCAGGGGGAAAGATACTTTAGGGCTCATTTCTGCTTTGGCTGTAGCTGAACGTGGCCGTGAAGTGCCTCAAGACGGATGTGCTGAGCCAGCCAGAGGCACTGGACGACTTCATCCGGGAGGTGAACGCCATGCATTCCCTGGACCACAGGAACCTTATCCGCCTCTATGGTGTGGTGCTCTCCCACCCCATGAAGATGGTGAGTGCAGGGGGATGGGGCCGACTCTGATGCTGCCCCATGGGGGTCCCATGTGATGGGGCaagcaaagccaggctgggTCCCTACTCCGAGTCCTCTGCTGGTATTACCAGGGGGagcacaagaaagctggaaacaaGTCCAGCCAAGGTGTCCCTGGCCTTACAAACCTGCTGTCCTTTCCCAATGGTCCAGGTGACAGAGCTGGCCCCACTGGGCTCCCTTCTGGACCGCCTGCGGAAGAACCAGGGCCATTTCCTCATCTCTACCCTCTGCCAGTACGCCATCCAGGTGGCCAAGGGCATGGCCTATCTGGAATCCAAGCGCTTCATCCACCGCGACCTGGCTGCCCGCAACATCCTGCTGGCCTCCAACGAGCTGGTGAAGATCGGGGACTTCGGGCTTATGCGAGCCCTGCCCAAAAATGATGACCACTACGTGATGCAAGAGCATCGCAAGGTCCCCTTCGCTTGGTGAGCCCTGGAGGGGGAGACCTGGGGGTACGGTACCCAGGACTTCCTGATGCTCATGTGTGCTTCATAGGTGTGCTCCCGAAAGCCTGAAGACGCGTACCTTCTCCCATGCCAGTGACACCTGGATGTTTGGAGTGACCCTCTGGGAGATGTTCACCTATGGGCAGGAGCCTTGGATTGGCCTCAATGGCAGCCAGGTAGGTGCACAGCAGGGACCTAACCCCCTCCCACCTCACCCCAGTGGTGCTGGGGGGGACCTGGGACCCCCTGATGGCATCCCCCGCCCTGCAGATCCTGCACAAGATAGACAAGGAGGGTGAGCGGCTGCCGCGGCCTGAGGACTGTCCCCAGGATGTCTACAATGTcatgctgcagtgctgggccCACAAGCCTGAGGACCGACCCACCTTTGTGGCCCTGCGGGACTTCTTGGTGGAGGTAGGTGAGATTGGAGGGAGTGGGACAGGAGCTCTAACACCCATTCCCACCAGCTCTGCTCAAGCATGGGCAGACTTAAGGATATCGTTAAGGCAGGAGGTGACATTGTGGGGCTCAGGCCAGGCAGCCTTGCAGACTGGGAGGTGGTGACATGGTCACAGCAGGAACACCCTGGGTGCCACCTTGCCAACGACAGGGATGTCACAGTTGAGGAGGGGCTGGGAGTGGTGATGCTGTCTGCCTATTTTTGGGGCTCCCCTGCCCCCCATGGGGCTGTGGCTGGCCTCAAaatggggcagggatggatTGGGGTTAGGGGACTGTGTCCCCTGTCCTTactcccctcttcccccaggCCCAGCCCACCGACATGAGGGCACTGCAGGACTTCGAGGAGCCAGACAAGCTGCACATTCAGATGAACGACATCATCACGGTCATCGAGGGCAGGTACTGAATGGAGGGGCACAGACCAGCCACTAGCCtgcggggggacaggggacccCAGGAATGAGCAAACtgcaggcactggcagagctgtggggagcagggatggggagggggtctcTCTGCCCCTCAGCACCACGGGTGGGCAGAGCTGCCTTGGCTCCCCTGGGAGGGGTGCAGTCCCCCAGGCAGCGCATGGGCAGCCTGGTGCTGGGGGGTACGGCCACGCAGCGTCCACCCCAGCTGACTCGCCCTGCTGCACTGTGGGTTTGCCCCGGGACCCGCACCGGGCACCCCGGGGCCAACCCCTGCCGACAACCGTGGGGACTTGCCACCAGACTCACGGGGTTGCACCACTGGACCCGCTGCTGTCACCGGGCCGGGAGAGGTACTGGGGGACGCGGTGCCACAGCGGCACGACCTGTCACCCCCTGAGGCTTTGCTCCTCGATCCCTGCCGGCCACCCCCTTCCATCGCCACGGGGACCTGTGGGCTGGGGCGACCTttgctccctgcatccccatccgcATAGGGGACAGCAGGGACCCCCGGAGGAGCTTGGCGTCCCTTTGCCCCTGGCACCGGGGGgtgaggagaaggctccagcgGGGTGAATCAGTGCGGATTTGTGTGTCTGCAGGGACCGGCTTTCTCCGCGGCCGCCAGGGATGACTCTTGCTCAGGGTCTGGCGGTTTAAttgcagggaggggaggggagggaagccGCGTCggcggagggagggagggaaggagctgcGGAGGGCGGCGCGGCTGAGCCAGAGCCGCCGCATCACGGCCGGGCTGCGGGTCCCGCTCCTGCACCGGGTgagcggggggggcggggaggacGCGGTGCGGGGTGCATGGAGCGGGGGAGCCGGGACGCAGCCTCCCCTGCCtcccctgcctcagtttccctgacGACGCTGgttctgggggtgctgggtgcggGCAAGGCGGGGGTGCGCTCTGCGGCCGGGGGAGCGGCAGGaatcccagcagctgccagagggAGCCCCCgtcccgtgcctcagtttccccggGGGGAACCCCTGCCCTGTGCCTCGTTTTCCTCGCGGACGcgggttttgggggtgctgggtgcggGCAGGCAGGGGTGCGCTCTGCAGCCGGGGGCTGGCAGGAgccccagcagctgcccagtgcctcagtttcctcgGGGACGCTGGTTTGGGGGGCGCTGGATTCCGACAGGCAGCGGTGCGCTGGCCAGGGGGTGGCAGGAACCCCGGCAGCTGCCGGTGCTCCCGAGGGGCTGGGGTGGCAGCCttcccgtgcctcagtttccctgggGGGAGCGGAGCAGCCCCCTCCCTGTGCTTCAGTTTCCCTGCGGGGGTAGGCAGCCCCCTCCCCGTGCCTGTTTTCCCTGGGTGGGGGCAGCCCTCGCCCCGTGCCTCAATTTCCCCGGGGGCGGCTGGCGGGGGGCTCCTCCCGGGGGCCGCATCCGGCCCCGCCGAGCCCGCCCGAGGCACCGTAAACACCCGCCACCCCATTTCAAGCCCCTGCGTGTCGATCGGCGGGCGCCGGGCGTGCGTACGTGTGTGTGGGCAGGGGCAGGGACCTACCTGAAAGCCCCCGGGGACGCAGCCGGCCGCGGGAGGGGGCTTTCGGGGGAGGGCAGGGCAGAGCCGGGGCGGGATCGTACTGGGAGCGCGGCTCCGgcgggatggggctgggagaaggGGGCCGgcccagctgcagcatcccTACCGGGATGCAGCGGTGCCGGAACGCAGGGCACCTCCTGGGAGGGGACCCGTGTCCCCGCCGCAGGTGACGGGGGTGCCCGGTGCCGGCTCTGCCGAGGGTCCCGGCGCTGAGTAAGGCGACTGTCTGGCTGGCGGCGAGCGGGGAAGGTAAACAGGAAAAGGGCTGAGCTGGTGGCCAGGGGTGACTCACAGGTGACTCCAGGAAACCGTGGGGCCCGTGCCAGCCGTGCCGGGCTGGCAGCGCACATCGCCCGCCACCCCCTGCCCGCGGGGGACGTGatgggagcaggagctggggggaTTGTTTAAAGTCAGAGCCCCCACCCCCCGACTGCTTTAGCACAGGCTGCGCGGGAGGCACCTCTTGGGGTGCTCATCCCGGCATCTTTGCTGTTCTTATACCCCGCGCTGCCCCACTCCAAGCTGGGCAACTGCCCAGTCCCAGCCTAGAGGTGGCTGCATCCTGGGGCAGGCGGCTCCTGGGGCACGCTGGGCTCTCCCGGGACCGGCACTCTGGCAAACCTACTCACATGGCCATGGAAGATGTTGCAGCTGGAATCCCCATGCCTGCCTGCCCGTCTTTCCCTGCCTATGCCATCCAGCACTGGGCTCACTGATAACGTAGGAAGAAAATGACAAGAGACTCTCCCCAAGCCTCATGTCCCCTACTGCCCCTGTCACAGATTCCCCTGCAGGACTGGGATATTGGATGGTTCATCAGCAATCTCCATGCACATCCCTTGTGCCACCCCCAGGCCCATGGGGCACAGGGAAACCTGTGGTGATCAGCTCGGTGCAGGCATCACCCCAAGGCTCCTGCGTAATTTGGAGCAGctaggaagaagaggaaggggtGCATCTTTTGTGGTGCAAATGGGCAGCTTTGTTCCCGATGCACGTATCCCCAGCAACACCCAGTGCAGCGACCTTGCAGGATGGGAAGCCAAGCAAGCTGCTGGTGTAGAGTTGGGATCCTGGGCACCTGGGTTCCCTTCCCAGTTGTGCCACCGCCTGCCTATGTGGACTTGGACAAGTCATCTCATCTTCTCCCTGTCACTGTGCCAGGCGCGtgtcccccccgcccctcccaatcccctcaTCAGTAACGAGGTCCTTTTTATTCCTTAGGGCCGAGAATTACTGGTGGCGGGGTCAGAATAAGCGGACCCTAAAAGTGGGCCAGTTCCCCCGAAACACGGTGACCTCGGTGGCAGGGCTCTCGGCCCACGACATCAGCCAGCCGCTTAAAAACAGCTTCATCCACACAGGCCATGGAGACACCAACCCGCAGCACTGCTGGGGGTTTCCCGATAAAATTGATGAGTAAGAaactttttgtcttctctgcatcccctgcctgctccctgccttccctgctgcctgccaggCACGGAGTGAGCTGCGGCTTGGCCGCCCCCGCTGCCTTGAAgcatctcttccccctcccccgcTGTGCTGGGGACGGTGGCTCCGGGTAGGGTCTCTGCGGCTGGACTAACTCCCTCGCCTCTTCTCACTAACAGGGTTGGGGATAAAGGGGGCTGCTGTGCTTGTGGGGGCTGTCCTGGGGGGAGCAccttctcccagccctgcagccctttGTGGCTGAACCGAGGCAGGAGGATATCAGTAAGCACCACCATGGAGGTGGCCACTTTACCTCAATGCTTTTGGGGTGTTCCAGAGCTGCTAAACCCACGCCTTTCAGTGTCAGGGTGGAGGAAGGCTGTGGTGGGGATGCAGCCTGGTTCCATGCTTTTGGCAGCATGAGTCTTTTGAAAAGCAAGACATGAAAGAAATCCACCAAAATGCTTTTCCCCCAGCTGTTCTATCAGGATTGGCCTTGGTTGGTCTGTAATGGGGAGCAGAGTTTGCGTGCCCATGGCTCCCTGGACTGGCAGTGTCCAGCAAGGGTGCCTTGGCTTGGGATAGTGTGCATGGAGTTCTCCGCCAGAGCTGGGCTGAGGACATGTGAGAGGGCTGTGTGTAGGGGGAGGATAGGATTTCAAAACCTGGAAAGCTCCTGTTGGCTAAAACCAGCTCCTGTGCCACACTTGGTGCAGCCAATCTCCTGGGATCGTGATCCCTACTACTGTTCAGCATCCCTGCCCTGGGACAGCTCTGATGGCACCCTTGGTCCCAGCATGGTCACCTCACGGTGCTGTGGGCTGTGCCGGCAGCCCTCAGAGGGCTGAACTGAGGCACCATGCACGCGGACTCTGCTCGTGCCCCAGCAAGCCTCCCCGCGCCCCGCTGCGTGGGCACAGGTGCTGGGTACGTGCCACCCGGCCGCCGAGAACGCACTGAGCTCGGCATACGCCCAGGCCTTCGGGCTGTGCCGGCTCCCGCCGGCTCCCTGCCTCACCACACCTGGCTTGCGATGGCTCGCCCAGGCCTCCCAGCACAGCCATCGTACTGGGGTGCTGTGCCCTGGGTGCAGCACCATGCTGTGGCACCCCAGTGCTGTGGGGCTGTCCTGGGCACCGCACCTGTACACTGGGCATGGCACCCTGCTTGTGATCCACTGGCGCATCCTGCATGTCGAGCTGGAGAGGGGTCAGTGACACTGGGATGGTATCAGGCTCTCTGCTGTAGCACTGAAAGCCTGTGCCGTGCCTCGAGGCTTGCAGAGACTGTACTTGCTTGTACATGCGTGGCAGAGGTGCTGTGGGGTGTTCTGAAGGACATGGTGTGGGAGCAAGGGGTTCCACGTGGCCCTCGCTGATTCCTGGGtgttctcctcctctctccccacaggCTGTACCTGGGAAATCCCATGGACCCTCCTGACGTTTTAGGTGCGGACCCGAGTGCTGCCAGACCCACACAACTTCCAGGCAGGGCTAAAAGTGAGCagctttcccccttcccctctgccccttGGCTGCGCGAAGCCCCTGTCCCCTTGCCCTGCTACCAGGGTGATGGGCTAGACTCTCTCCTTGCCATCTCTCTGCTGCCACTTGCTTTTTGCAGACCTGGGGGGAGCTGGGACGATGTCACCTGGCCACATGCCACTGCCAGCAGCGTGGGCGGTCAGTGGCTCTGCCCAGCTGGACTATGCCCTGCTGCCCTTTGTCCAGGTCTCTCATCCCATTCCCAGCCTTCCACAGCTGGGCTTCCCAGTATGGGGCATCTCAGTGGAGCTGCCAGAGGGAGGGAGCTCAGACACCGTGTGTGTGCTGCAACTCCCCTTAACTTTCACTTTTCCCTTGGGGTGACTTCCAACCAACATCCTCCCCACACCCCACCGGTGACCTGGGACACGATGAAGCATGCGCTCTGCTAACGAGGGCTCTGGCTGCTATTGCTCTACGCGCTCACTCCATGCTTCCCTTCCTCTTGGGCTCTCTCTTCTGCAGGGCAACCGCCTCCACGCCCGCCTCAGCCTACCGTCCTGCTCACCAGTAAGTTGGGCTTTTCCGGGTGCTGGTCCCCCTCTTTTGTGCTCccattcttttctctctttgcttctcttgctctctctgctccttgGGTGCTGGCAACTGTGGTGGGGTCACAGATGGGGGAACAGGGTGGCCAGCCTGGGACAGGGGGCAGCGTGCCTGGGGGctgagggatggggaaggacaGGGTACCCACCCTTCCTCACTCCGtgaccccccagcacccatagtGTCAATTGCTGCACCCAAGGAGGGAGCAAAGGTGGCTGAAGCTATGAGGCAATTTGGGGGCTTGAGGATGCAAGTGcctccccttgcaccccagaGATGTGTGCTGGGATCCTCAccatccctttccatcccctccTAGAGCCCTGCTATGACCCAGTctgtgaggaagaggagggtctGCAGGGGGGTCTCCGGAAGCTTTGCCTGAAGAAGCCAGGTGCAGGGAAAGGTCTGCGACCAGTCAAGCCGTCGGCACGGGTACCAGGCACCAAGGTGGGCGAGCGACAACCTGGCCGTTTGGCAAGCGAGGGGCCAGCAGGCAGTGAGGTGACCCTCATCGATTTTGGGGAGGAGGTGCCCCAAGGTAGCCCTTCGCCAGTCGGGGAGCTAACAGCCCCATCATTGGCTAAGCTGGCCATGGAGGCCTTCTCCTTGCTGGACAAGACCCCACCGCAGAGTCCCACACGGGTTCTACCCCGGCCTCTGCACCCTACGCCAGTGGTGGACTGGGATGCCCGTCCTTTACCCCCACCACCTGCCTATGATGATGTGGCACAGGATGAGGATGATTTTGAGGTCTGCTCCATCACCAGCCCCCCGAGCCGGCGGGGCAAGACTAATTACGGCTTCGTGGATGAGGGTGAGCGGGGGCCAGTAGTAGAGGACAACCTCTTCCTGCCCCCCAAGGAGACCAAGCAGCCCAGCCTGACACAGACTACTGAGCTCTTTGAGGAGTTGCAGCAGGAGTGCATGAAGAGGCTTAATGTCCCCCTGGGACCAGTTGCTCCTGTAGATGACAAGCCCCAGATCCcaccccgtgtccccatcccaccccggCCCCTACGCCGCAATGAGCCTGGGCGCTGGTCAGGGGACCTTTCCCCAGCTTCTGGGGGTGAGGAAGACCGGCCACCCCAGATTCCTCCTAGGGACCCACTGTCGCAGCCCACCTCCCGAACGCCGAGCCCTATGGCCCTGCAGGTGGGCTCCCCCCAGCAACGCACcgccctctgctcctgcctctccaCCTCACCGGGGAAGCCCATGCCCACCACGCAGAGCTTTGCCCTTGACCCCAAGTACGCCACCCCCAAAGTCATCCAGGCACAGGGCAAGGACTGCTCCAAGGGACCCTGCATCCTGCCCATTGTGAAGGATGGGCAGAAGGTTAGCAGCACCCACTACTACCTGCTGCCCGAGCGCCCTGCCTACCTGGACAAGTATGAGAAGTTTTTCAAGGAGGCTAAAAGCCCTGAGGAGACGTCAGCATCCCGCCTGGTCACCACAGCCACCGTCCGTCCCATGGtgcagcagccactgccagACTGCAAGGCCAACTTCTCTTCCAACAACAGCAACCCTGGGCCCAAGTGCCTGGTGAAAGCTTCCTGCAGCCTCCAGAAGATTGTGTATGATGGGCCAGATGGCTGCCGTGCTGCTGACAAGATCCGGCTGGTAAGCAGCATCCCCAGTGTCTGTGAGTAAGAGGGGACACGTGAGCCATGGGCTCACTTGGTCGAGAGCCATCTCTCGCCTGTGCCTCAATTTCCCCAAGTTCAGCCCCAGGGAGATGGCTACAAGGGGTCCCAGGTTTGCTATGGAACTTGAGCATCTCTGCAACTCCAGAATAGGTATTGCAGGCCCTTTTAACCTAAATTAGCCCTATCCATGGCCcctgggaggaggggaggaaggtgGCTGTCACTGCAGTCTTCTTGGGCTCTCCAGGTTGGGTCTGTGGTGGCCAGGAGTCTATGCCTGAGCCCAGGAGAGGCTGAAGATCCCAGGGCTGAGTATGGTCCTGGCTCCAGGCTGATGGTGCTTCCCAGGGACAGAGCTAGGGTGGGGGTTAGTCCTGGCACCCCCTTGCTCCAGCCACAGGCTCCTTGGTGCCGTGAGGTTGTGGCAGACAGTGACGACAACCTCCCCCCAGGTACAGGACACCGTGCATGGTGTGACCACCGAGGAGTGccaggcagccctgcagaacCACAGCTGGAATGTCCA from the Cuculus canorus isolate bCucCan1 chromosome 9, bCucCan1.pri, whole genome shotgun sequence genome contains:
- the TNK2 gene encoding activated CDC42 kinase 1 isoform X2, with protein sequence MMLPPHPPPPPGCLHRIPAGGLHCAGVGEEGRCECGDRAGSNATASLLGCQRGDSRWAVELPSREEDSGARLGSGNFLPCDPEPSSSPRHPQASVGVSAEPPARHRSTAVTATPAMGERCDYQRLSSAEEEEEMLGPLPHSLSDSTGLRAPRPGGGHPAPSLRLDVTPAMPCRRRLNCSMQTEEGTDWLLELLTELQLQQYFLRIRDELNVTRLSHFEYVKNEDLEKIGMGRPGQRRLWEAVKRRKAMCKRKSWMSKVFSGKRPESELPPQPQSTFRKPPTPPPPEAGGQHSLTCLVRERDLTLFEKLGDGSFGVVRRGEWCTPAGKTLNVAVKCLKTDVLSQPEALDDFIREVNAMHSLDHRNLIRLYGVVLSHPMKMVTELAPLGSLLDRLRKNQGHFLISTLCQYAIQVAKGMAYLESKRFIHRDLAARNILLASNELVKIGDFGLMRALPKNDDHYVMQEHRKVPFAWCAPESLKTRTFSHASDTWMFGVTLWEMFTYGQEPWIGLNGSQILHKIDKEGERLPRPEDCPQDVYNVMLQCWAHKPEDRPTFVALRDFLVEAQPTDMRALQDFEEPDKLHIQMNDIITVIEGRAENYWWRGQNKRTLKVGQFPRNTVTSVAGLSAHDISQPLKNSFIHTGHGDTNPQHCWGFPDKIDELYLGNPMDPPDVLGADPSAARPTQLPGRAKKPCYDPVCEEEEGLQGGLRKLCLKKPGAGKGLRPVKPSARVPGTKVGERQPGRLASEGPAGSEVTLIDFGEEVPQGSPSPVGELTAPSLAKLAMEAFSLLDKTPPQSPTRVLPRPLHPTPVVDWDARPLPPPPAYDDVAQDEDDFEVCSITSPPSRRGKTNYGFVDEGERGPVVEDNLFLPPKETKQPSLTQTTELFEELQQECMKRLNVPLGPVAPVDDKPQIPPRVPIPPRPLRRNEPGRWSGDLSPASGGEEDRPPQIPPRDPLSQPTSRTPSPMALQVGSPQQRTALCSCLSTSPGKPMPTTQSFALDPKYATPKVIQAQGKDCSKGPCILPIVKDGQKVSSTHYYLLPERPAYLDKYEKFFKEAKSPEETSASRLVTTATVRPMVQQPLPDCKANFSSNNSNPGPKCLVKASCSLQKIVYDGPDGCRAADKIRLVQDTVHGVTTEECQAALQNHSWNVQRAIQYLKVEQLFCLGLKSRVECHRVLEMFDWNLAQASSHLLDPYSTTRQKR
- the TNK2 gene encoding activated CDC42 kinase 1 isoform X1 — translated: MMLPPHPPPPPGCLHRIPAGGLHCAGVGEEGRCECGDRAGSNATASLLGCQRGDSRWAVELPSREEDSGARLGSGNFLPCDPEPSSSPRHPQASVGVSAEPPARHRSTAVTATPAMGERCDYQRLSSAEEEEEMLGPLPHSLSDSTGLRAPRPGGGHPAPSLRLDVTPAMPCRRRLNCSMQTEEGTDWLLELLTELQLQQYFLRIRDELNVTRLSHFEYVKNEDLEKIGMGRPGQRRLWEAVKRRKAMCKRKSWMSKVFSGKRPESELPPQPQSTFRKPPTPPPPEAGGQHSLTCLVRERDLTLFEKLGDGSFGVVRRGEWCTPAGKTLNVAVKCLKTDVLSQPEALDDFIREVNAMHSLDHRNLIRLYGVVLSHPMKMVTELAPLGSLLDRLRKNQGHFLISTLCQYAIQVAKGMAYLESKRFIHRDLAARNILLASNELVKIGDFGLMRALPKNDDHYVMQEHRKVPFAWCAPESLKTRTFSHASDTWMFGVTLWEMFTYGQEPWIGLNGSQILHKIDKEGERLPRPEDCPQDVYNVMLQCWAHKPEDRPTFVALRDFLVEAQPTDMRALQDFEEPDKLHIQMNDIITVIEGRAENYWWRGQNKRTLKVGQFPRNTVTSVAGLSAHDISQPLKNSFIHTGHGDTNPQHCWGFPDKIDELYLGNPMDPPDVLGADPSAARPTQLPGRAKRQPPPRPPQPTVLLTKPCYDPVCEEEEGLQGGLRKLCLKKPGAGKGLRPVKPSARVPGTKVGERQPGRLASEGPAGSEVTLIDFGEEVPQGSPSPVGELTAPSLAKLAMEAFSLLDKTPPQSPTRVLPRPLHPTPVVDWDARPLPPPPAYDDVAQDEDDFEVCSITSPPSRRGKTNYGFVDEGERGPVVEDNLFLPPKETKQPSLTQTTELFEELQQECMKRLNVPLGPVAPVDDKPQIPPRVPIPPRPLRRNEPGRWSGDLSPASGGEEDRPPQIPPRDPLSQPTSRTPSPMALQVGSPQQRTALCSCLSTSPGKPMPTTQSFALDPKYATPKVIQAQGKDCSKGPCILPIVKDGQKVSSTHYYLLPERPAYLDKYEKFFKEAKSPEETSASRLVTTATVRPMVQQPLPDCKANFSSNNSNPGPKCLVKASCSLQKIVYDGPDGCRAADKIRLVQDTVHGVTTEECQAALQNHSWNVQRAIQYLKVEQLFCLGLKSRVECHRVLEMFDWNLAQASSHLLDPYSTTRQKR